One window of the Macaca thibetana thibetana isolate TM-01 chromosome 1, ASM2454274v1, whole genome shotgun sequence genome contains the following:
- the LOC126959986 gene encoding LOW QUALITY PROTEIN: chymotrypsin-C-like (The sequence of the model RefSeq protein was modified relative to this genomic sequence to represent the inferred CDS: inserted 1 base in 1 codon), which translates to MLGITVLAALLACASSCGVPSFPPSLSARVVGGETARXHSWPWQISLQYLKNNTWWHTCGGTLIASNFVLTAAHCISNNRIYRVALGKHNLEVEDEEGSLIVGVDTIYVHEKWISLLVLNDIALIKLAEHVELSDTIQVACLPEKDSLLPNDYPCYVTGWGRLWTNGPIADELQQGLQPVVDHATCSRIDWWGFRVRKTMVCAGGDGVISACNGDSGGPLNCQLENGSWEVFGIVSFGSSQGCNTRKKPVVYTRVSAYIDWINEVGAASTAVPAPKMQL; encoded by the exons CCTCCAGCTGCGGGGTGCCCAGCTTCCCGCCCAGCCTATCCGCCCGCGTGGTGGGAGGAGAGACTGCCC CCCACAGCTGGCCCTGGCAG ATCTCCCTCCAGTACCTCAAGAACAACACGTGGTGGCACACGTGCGGCGGGACCTTGATCGCCAGCAACTTCGTCCTCACCGCTGCCCACTGCATCAG CAACAACCGGATCTACCGTGTGGCCCTGGGAAAGCACAACCTGGAGGTGGAAGATGAGGAGGGATCCCTGATTGTGGGTGTGGACACCATCTATGTCCACGAGAAATGGATCTCCTTACTAGTACT CAACGACATTGCCCTCATCAAGCTTGCAGAGCACGTGGAGCTGAGTGACACCATCCAGGTGGCCTGCCTGCCAGAGAAGGACTCCCTGCTCCCCAACGACTACCCCTGCTATGTCACTGGCTGGGGCCGCCTCTGGA CCAACGGCCCCATTGCTGATGAGCTGCAGCAGGGCCTGCAGCCTGTGGTGGATCACGCTACGTGCTCCAGGATTGACTGGTGGGGCTTCAGGGTGAGGAAAACCATGGTGTGTGCTGGGGGCGACGGCGTCATCTCAGCCTGCAAT GGGGACTCCGGTGGTCCACTGAACTGCCAGCTGGAGAACGGTTCCTGGGAGGTGTTTGGCATCGTCAGCTTTGGCTCCTCGCAGGGCTGCAACACCCGCAAGAAGCCGGTAGTCTACACCCGGGTGTCCGCCTACATCGACTGGATCAACGAGGTGGGTGCCGCCTCCACAGCTGTCCCTGCACCT AAAATGCAGCTGTGA